Proteins encoded in a region of the Pseudomonas shahriarae genome:
- a CDS encoding restriction endonuclease yields MNDNLVYTVDKLSISNLVIDARYSGSRNGNSSDDPLTKLLSLSNQGGFRIRGKRKDPHLIALVSSMEDLDWPDELDLSTGVFTYYGDNKKPGRKLDETNRYGNNLLELIFERQHSGLRVDIPPIFVFTKAGIYRDMIFRGLAVPGRIGSTHNDDLVAVWHASKGQRFQNYRATFTILDLPEIPRAWLTDIISGIRASDSEHAPAGWLKWVKTSQYTPLIAKRSQPIRSKKDQLPTLKDDIKTLSILHKHFARDPYAFEECAAHLVRVCLPETVELDLTRRYRDGGRDGIGRLRIGRPETSVLVDFAIEAKCYGTNSAVGVREVSRLISRLRHRQFGVIVTTSWLHDQAYKEIVEDGHPVMILAGKDLVELLRETGLQDSSAVLTWLKTSFPLGET; encoded by the coding sequence ATGAACGACAACCTGGTTTACACAGTTGATAAGCTATCAATCTCAAATCTAGTGATCGACGCGCGCTACTCAGGGAGCCGAAACGGTAATTCGAGTGACGACCCTCTGACGAAGCTTCTTAGCCTCAGCAACCAAGGTGGCTTTCGGATCAGAGGAAAGCGCAAAGACCCGCACCTCATCGCTCTGGTGTCGAGCATGGAGGATCTTGACTGGCCCGATGAACTGGACCTTTCCACAGGCGTGTTCACTTATTACGGCGATAACAAGAAGCCGGGTCGTAAACTGGACGAAACCAACCGGTATGGCAACAATCTTTTAGAGCTAATTTTCGAACGTCAGCACTCTGGGTTACGGGTAGATATCCCGCCGATTTTCGTTTTCACCAAAGCTGGTATCTATCGCGATATGATTTTCAGGGGACTGGCGGTACCCGGCAGAATTGGAAGCACGCACAATGATGATTTGGTAGCCGTCTGGCACGCGAGTAAAGGTCAGAGATTTCAGAATTATAGAGCGACCTTCACCATTCTCGACTTGCCAGAAATCCCCAGAGCATGGCTCACCGATATCATTTCGGGTATACGAGCGAGCGACAGTGAACATGCTCCCGCGGGGTGGCTTAAGTGGGTGAAAACTAGCCAATACACACCTCTAATTGCTAAACGCTCCCAGCCTATCCGATCAAAGAAAGACCAGCTTCCGACCTTAAAGGATGATATCAAAACGCTATCAATTCTTCATAAACACTTCGCGCGAGACCCCTACGCATTCGAGGAGTGCGCAGCTCACTTGGTCAGGGTGTGTTTACCCGAAACTGTCGAGTTGGATCTGACAAGACGGTATCGAGACGGCGGGCGGGATGGCATCGGGAGACTCAGGATTGGGAGGCCTGAGACCTCCGTCCTCGTTGACTTTGCAATTGAGGCCAAGTGCTACGGTACTAATAGCGCTGTTGGTGTCAGGGAAGTCTCAAGGCTGATCTCTCGCCTTAGGCACCGTCAATTTGGTGTGATCGTCACAACATCATGGCTGCACGATCAAGCTTATAAAGAAATTGTGGAAGACGGTCATCCGGTAATGATTCTTGCCGGAAAAGACCTTGTTGAATTACTACGAGAAACAGGTCTACAGGACAGCTCCGCGGTCCTCACATGGCTGAAGACGAGTTTCCCATTGGGCGAAACATAG
- a CDS encoding very short patch repair endonuclease, translated as MSRIKGKNTKPEMTVRSVFHELELRDRLHIGGTCREHQN; from the coding sequence ATGTCCAGAATAAAGGGCAAAAACACAAAGCCCGAAATGACTGTTCGCTCCGTGTTTCATGAGCTGGAGCTTCGCGATCGCCTACACATAGGAGGGACCTGCCGGGAGCACCAGAACTAG
- a CDS encoding BRO-N domain-containing protein has translation MYEPTAFTRHNLHLHALLIENQPWFCARDLGRLMGLYLDERKVSKLDEDQRQRLEIRYHGQPDNMLMISESGVYALLVYHYTPGHRLLREWLTHQVVPALRDSHQSKSTDRPMLSLLDWPEMSLSLLHWQDDGWIRLRDMPYLLLNRTRRQGPPTKTWLQKVAEYFLPSGHSAR, from the coding sequence ATGTATGAACCTACTGCCTTCACCCGTCATAACCTGCACCTGCATGCCCTGCTTATCGAGAATCAGCCCTGGTTCTGTGCTCGCGACCTTGGTCGCCTGATGGGGCTGTATCTGGATGAGCGCAAGGTGAGCAAGCTCGATGAAGATCAGCGGCAAAGACTGGAAATACGGTATCACGGTCAGCCTGATAACATGCTGATGATCAGCGAATCCGGTGTGTATGCGTTGCTCGTATATCACTACACGCCTGGACATCGCCTACTGCGGGAATGGTTGACCCATCAAGTGGTGCCTGCTTTACGTGATAGCCATCAATCGAAATCTACAGACCGTCCGATGTTGAGTTTGTTGGATTGGCCCGAAATGTCGTTGAGCCTTTTGCATTGGCAAGATGACGGCTGGATTCGCCTGCGCGATATGCCCTACCTGCTGCTCAACAGAACTCGACGGCAGGGGCCGCCGACCAAGACTTGGTTACAGAAGGTGGCGGAGTATTTCCTACCTTCGGGTCATTCAGCACGCTAA
- a CDS encoding HAD family hydrolase, protein MNPDMLEAGPVGAKVLSVFDFDGTLTRHDSFVPFLKFAFGKQEFNRRMLKLALPGLRFLVRRMSRDELKAQLIRTFMTGVEKAWVQRKAEEYCQAYWNKLMRPAGLQSVADEIGSGAEVTLCSASPAIVLQPFADRLGIKLIGTELEVVDGVLSGRLTGNNCRCENKVLRLEAVYGDLGEYRLRAWGDTRGDRELLAAAQDAHWRHFHSAKRRGKPKP, encoded by the coding sequence GTGAACCCAGACATGCTAGAAGCCGGCCCCGTGGGCGCCAAGGTACTTTCAGTGTTCGACTTCGACGGCACCCTGACCCGCCACGACAGTTTTGTGCCGTTTCTCAAGTTTGCTTTCGGCAAGCAGGAATTCAATCGCCGGATGCTCAAGCTGGCGCTGCCGGGCTTGCGCTTTCTGGTGCGCCGGATGAGCCGTGATGAGCTCAAGGCGCAGTTGATTCGCACCTTTATGACCGGCGTAGAGAAGGCCTGGGTACAGCGCAAAGCCGAAGAATACTGCCAGGCTTATTGGAACAAGCTGATGCGCCCTGCCGGTTTGCAGTCGGTGGCCGATGAAATTGGCTCCGGTGCCGAAGTGACGTTGTGTTCGGCTTCGCCGGCAATCGTGTTGCAACCTTTTGCCGATCGCCTGGGAATCAAACTGATCGGGACCGAGCTTGAGGTGGTCGATGGGGTGTTAAGTGGGCGCCTTACGGGCAACAACTGCCGTTGTGAGAACAAGGTGTTGCGGCTTGAAGCGGTGTATGGCGACCTGGGTGAGTATCGGCTCAGGGCCTGGGGTGACACGCGCGGGGATCGCGAGTTGCTGGCGGCGGCGCAAGATGCGCATTGGCGGCATTTTCATTCGGCCAAGCGCCGAGGCAAACCGAAGCCGTAA
- a CDS encoding helix-turn-helix domain-containing protein — protein MSSLAVSTTVDQQIVLHQFTPRHSVQARAMLGWSREDLARQAGVGVDAIQRFESHQEVDDAIRIALAFRLEHEGLVFFPGFAPGWGMSGRRSPAPQADAEPARRSLIARLLGSPSSNTPQPNGA, from the coding sequence ATGTCCTCTCTGGCAGTGAGCACCACCGTAGATCAGCAAATCGTCCTTCATCAATTCACCCCACGGCACAGTGTGCAGGCCCGCGCGATGCTGGGCTGGAGCCGGGAAGACCTGGCCCGACAAGCCGGAGTTGGGGTGGACGCTATCCAGCGTTTTGAAAGCCATCAGGAGGTGGATGACGCCATCCGCATCGCCCTGGCATTTCGTCTGGAGCACGAAGGCCTGGTGTTTTTCCCAGGGTTTGCGCCGGGATGGGGCATGAGCGGGCGGCGCTCCCCTGCGCCACAGGCGGATGCCGAACCGGCTCGTCGGAGCCTTATCGCCCGGCTGCTGGGCTCGCCATCCTCGAACACGCCTCAACCCAACGGCGCTTAG
- a CDS encoding MBL fold metallo-hydrolase — protein sequence MATISTRVDTSSPALKSSEQQQGQFNNHAPVSRAGFGKTLQIFWKMLFHKPRSTRPVGEIPVQRLTREQLLSAPNHSVYRLGHSTVLLKMRGKFWLTDPVFAERASPFNWAGPKRFHQPPISLEELPPIEAVILSHDHYDHLDRQAVVQLAAKTRYFLAPLGVGDTLIKWGVAPGKVRQLDWWQGTEVDGIHFVATPAQHFSGRGLFDGNQTLWASWVMVDDARRIFFSGDTGYFEGFKRIGEQYGPFDLTLMETGAYNVDWPDIHMQPEQTLQAHIDLKGRWLLPIHNGTFDLAFHAWHEPFDRIMALAWERNVSIATPAMGQAFMLAAPERGHAWWLDVEAQAAEQLVS from the coding sequence ATGGCCACGATCTCTACCCGTGTCGATACCTCTTCCCCAGCGCTCAAATCGTCCGAGCAGCAGCAAGGTCAGTTCAATAATCATGCGCCGGTCAGCCGTGCAGGCTTTGGCAAAACGCTACAGATTTTCTGGAAGATGCTCTTTCATAAGCCCCGCAGCACGCGGCCGGTAGGTGAAATCCCGGTACAGCGCCTGACGCGTGAGCAGTTATTGAGCGCCCCGAATCACAGTGTCTACCGCCTGGGGCATTCCACCGTCCTGCTGAAAATGCGTGGCAAGTTCTGGCTGACCGATCCGGTGTTCGCCGAGCGGGCTTCGCCTTTCAATTGGGCCGGCCCCAAGCGCTTTCATCAGCCGCCTATCAGCCTTGAAGAACTGCCGCCGATTGAGGCGGTGATCTTGTCGCATGACCATTACGACCACCTGGACCGCCAAGCCGTTGTGCAATTGGCCGCCAAGACGCGCTATTTTCTCGCGCCACTGGGCGTGGGTGACACCTTGATCAAATGGGGTGTGGCGCCAGGCAAGGTGCGGCAGTTGGATTGGTGGCAGGGCACTGAAGTGGACGGCATCCACTTTGTCGCCACCCCAGCCCAGCACTTTTCCGGCCGTGGCCTGTTTGATGGCAACCAGACGCTGTGGGCGTCCTGGGTGATGGTCGATGATGCCCGGCGTATTTTTTTCAGTGGCGACACCGGCTATTTCGAAGGTTTCAAGCGTATTGGCGAGCAATATGGGCCATTTGACCTGACGCTGATGGAAACCGGTGCTTACAACGTCGACTGGCCCGATATCCACATGCAGCCCGAACAAACTTTGCAGGCCCATATCGACCTGAAGGGGCGCTGGTTGCTGCCGATCCACAATGGCACCTTTGACCTGGCATTTCATGCCTGGCATGAGCCGTTTGACCGCATCATGGCCCTGGCCTGGGAGCGCAATGTGTCAATTGCCACACCCGCCATGGGCCAGGCTTTTATGCTGGCTGCCCCTGAACGTGGGCATGCCTGGTGGCTGGATGTCGAGGCCCAGGCGGCAGAACAGTTAGTGAGTTGA
- a CDS encoding TetR/AcrR family transcriptional regulator has product MTAPQRLTDRKREAIVAAAIAEFRDNGFEVTSMDKIAASAGVSKRTVYNHFPSKEELFTEILNKLWASSVAQLDVSYSSAQPLRDQLRVLLQAKMKMMSDANFLDLARVAIAATIHSPERAQGIVNRLSEREEGFTLWVRAAQEDGRLKPVDPCFAAHQVQSLLKAFAFWPQITLGQPTLDAATQANVIESAMDLFLAGYEIATRPQ; this is encoded by the coding sequence ATGACTGCACCTCAACGCCTCACCGACCGTAAACGCGAAGCCATTGTGGCAGCAGCCATTGCCGAGTTTCGCGATAACGGTTTCGAGGTCACCAGCATGGACAAGATCGCCGCCAGCGCTGGCGTATCCAAGCGCACGGTGTACAACCACTTCCCCAGCAAGGAGGAGTTGTTCACCGAGATCCTGAATAAGTTATGGGCCAGCAGCGTTGCACAACTGGATGTCAGCTACAGCAGCGCACAGCCCCTGCGTGACCAATTGCGGGTGTTGCTGCAAGCGAAGATGAAGATGATGTCGGACGCCAACTTCCTCGACCTGGCCCGCGTGGCAATTGCCGCGACCATCCATTCCCCGGAGCGGGCCCAGGGCATCGTCAATCGCCTGAGCGAACGTGAAGAAGGGTTCACATTATGGGTGCGCGCAGCGCAGGAAGACGGTCGCCTCAAGCCCGTGGACCCGTGCTTTGCCGCCCATCAGGTGCAAAGCCTGCTCAAAGCCTTCGCCTTCTGGCCGCAAATCACCCTGGGCCAACCCACCCTGGATGCGGCTACCCAGGCCAACGTGATCGAGTCAGCGATGGACCTGTTTCTGGCCGGCTACGAGATTGCCACCCGCCCCCAATAA
- a CDS encoding diguanylate cyclase has translation MENLRGKGLSFARRIYRPRILGLGIGSLCVLAALYPLAMPGWVWALWLFNGFIWPHLAYQLSSHSAFPYQAERRNLLYDSVSGGFWAAATQFTPLTAVTILAMMTMHNVAAGGKKLMIQGMLAQLVGVAVAWLVFGPSFNPNVGLIQVYACLPMLILYPVAIGMASYRLAIKLSEHKRALSALSRTDSLTGLLNHGSWKDLLQLKFHKCQQQQSQATIALIDVDHFKQINDAYGHIVGDRVLRQLSKELQRNVRENDLTGRYGGDEFCVILPDVSLEQASYVMERLREMFSRYRDPQVPELRVSLSIGLAAYQVQFTQAHMWLNAADQALYAAKGTGRNRVTVADSLVARSA, from the coding sequence ATGGAAAACCTTCGAGGCAAAGGGCTGTCGTTTGCCCGGCGCATTTATCGGCCGCGCATTCTCGGGCTGGGCATCGGCAGCCTTTGCGTGCTGGCCGCCCTATACCCGCTGGCCATGCCCGGATGGGTCTGGGCACTGTGGCTGTTCAATGGGTTTATCTGGCCGCACCTGGCATACCAGCTATCAAGCCATTCAGCGTTTCCGTACCAGGCCGAGCGACGCAATCTGCTGTATGACTCAGTGTCCGGCGGGTTCTGGGCCGCAGCCACACAATTCACGCCCCTGACTGCAGTGACCATCCTCGCGATGATGACCATGCATAACGTCGCGGCGGGCGGCAAAAAGCTGATGATCCAGGGCATGCTCGCGCAACTGGTGGGCGTGGCAGTGGCCTGGCTGGTGTTCGGTCCTTCGTTCAACCCCAATGTCGGCCTGATCCAGGTGTATGCCTGCCTGCCGATGCTGATTCTCTACCCCGTCGCCATCGGCATGGCCAGCTATCGCCTGGCCATCAAGCTCTCGGAACACAAGCGCGCCCTGAGTGCCTTGAGCCGCACCGACAGCCTGACCGGCCTGCTCAATCACGGGTCGTGGAAGGACTTGCTGCAACTGAAGTTTCACAAGTGCCAGCAGCAACAATCCCAGGCCACCATCGCACTGATTGATGTCGACCACTTCAAGCAGATCAACGATGCCTATGGCCATATCGTCGGCGACCGGGTCTTGCGGCAACTGAGTAAGGAATTGCAGCGCAATGTGCGGGAAAATGACCTGACGGGCCGCTACGGTGGCGACGAGTTCTGCGTGATCCTGCCGGACGTGTCGCTGGAGCAAGCCAGTTATGTGATGGAACGCCTGCGGGAAATGTTCAGCCGCTACCGCGACCCGCAGGTTCCAGAACTACGGGTCAGCCTGAGCATTGGCCTGGCGGCCTACCAGGTGCAATTCACCCAGGCGCATATGTGGCTCAACGCGGCGGACCAAGCCCTGTACGCCGCCAAGGGCACCGGGCGCAATCGGGTGACCGTCGCCGATTCACTGGTCGCACGCTCCGCCTGA
- a CDS encoding LysR family transcriptional regulator, which translates to MFNAATHYQIDYSDLALILALVRGGTLARAAALLRVDVSTVFRAVRRLESSLGQALFEKSRAGYLPTSLATTLAQQAERAEQALQAARVGVEQGGEVISGTVRLTCTDSVLQGLLLPALAQFMPAYPALTLELSTSNDFANLSRRDADIALRLTRTPPEHLVGRRLGTVSYRVCASAGYIEQHATQDLAALAWIAPDDFLPDHPTVAWRRQHLPGVRPSYRCNSMLSVTQLVRAGLGVAALPDFLLADGQGLQPLGPALTGYDTALWLLTRPDSRALRSVVTLFDELGRHLRRPL; encoded by the coding sequence ATGTTCAATGCAGCCACGCACTATCAAATCGACTATTCCGACCTGGCGCTGATCCTTGCCCTGGTGCGTGGCGGCACTTTGGCGCGGGCTGCGGCCTTGCTGCGGGTGGATGTGTCTACGGTGTTTCGGGCCGTGCGGCGTCTTGAGTCGTCTTTGGGGCAGGCACTGTTCGAAAAAAGCCGCGCCGGTTACCTGCCGACCAGCTTGGCCACCACCTTGGCCCAGCAGGCCGAGCGTGCCGAACAGGCGCTGCAGGCAGCCCGCGTGGGGGTCGAGCAGGGCGGTGAAGTGATCAGCGGCACGGTGCGCCTGACCTGCACCGACTCAGTGTTGCAGGGCCTGTTATTGCCGGCCTTGGCGCAGTTCATGCCCGCTTACCCGGCACTGACCCTGGAATTGAGTACGTCCAATGATTTCGCCAACCTCAGCCGCCGCGACGCGGATATTGCCTTGCGCCTGACCAGGACGCCGCCGGAGCACCTGGTGGGACGGCGTTTGGGGACGGTGTCCTATCGGGTCTGCGCCAGTGCCGGTTACATAGAGCAACACGCTACTCAAGATTTGGCGGCCCTGGCGTGGATCGCCCCGGATGATTTCTTGCCCGACCATCCCACCGTGGCTTGGCGTCGCCAGCATTTACCCGGCGTAAGGCCCAGTTATCGGTGCAACAGCATGTTGTCTGTAACCCAATTGGTACGTGCCGGTCTGGGCGTGGCGGCGCTGCCGGATTTTCTGTTGGCGGATGGCCAGGGATTGCAGCCGTTGGGGCCGGCGCTTACGGGTTACGACACGGCCTTGTGGTTACTGACGCGCCCGGACAGTCGGGCGCTGCGTTCAGTGGTGACGTTGTTCGATGAGCTGGGCCGGCACCTGCGTCGCCCTTTATAG
- a CDS encoding CTP synthase C-terminal region-related (seleno)protein, producing the protein MTLTALHLALIGDYDPQVTAHQAIPLALQQASTHLGLTLQIEWLATDTLKDNHTLQPFDGFWCVPASPYRDADGALRAIRFAREQRRPFLGTCGGFQHAVLEYARNVLRWADAEHGELAPDAPRAVIAPLSCALIETIAPIHLMAFTRIAEAYGTLEIQEGYRCRYGLNADFKQALLEDNLIGSAHDSAGEVRAIELLDHPFFVATLFQPERAALTGASVPLVSAWLQACLERSA; encoded by the coding sequence ATGACCCTCACTGCTCTGCACCTCGCCCTGATCGGCGATTACGATCCTCAAGTCACCGCCCACCAAGCCATTCCCCTTGCCCTGCAACAGGCGAGTACACACCTGGGGCTGACACTTCAGATTGAGTGGCTGGCCACCGACACCCTTAAGGACAACCACACCTTGCAGCCTTTCGACGGGTTCTGGTGCGTACCTGCAAGCCCCTATCGCGATGCCGACGGGGCGTTGCGGGCGATCCGCTTTGCCCGCGAACAGCGGCGTCCTTTCCTCGGCACCTGCGGCGGTTTTCAACATGCCGTGTTGGAATATGCACGCAATGTGCTGAGGTGGGCCGATGCCGAACATGGCGAGCTGGCACCTGATGCGCCACGGGCGGTGATCGCCCCCTTGTCGTGTGCTCTGATCGAAACCATCGCGCCCATCCACTTGATGGCCTTCACCCGTATCGCCGAGGCTTACGGCACCCTTGAAATCCAGGAGGGTTATCGTTGCCGCTATGGCCTCAATGCCGACTTCAAACAGGCACTGCTGGAGGACAATCTGATTGGCAGCGCCCATGATTCGGCGGGCGAGGTGCGGGCGATAGAACTGCTGGACCATCCGTTTTTTGTCGCCACTCTGTTCCAGCCAGAACGCGCGGCACTTACCGGTGCCAGCGTGCCGCTGGTCAGCGCATGGCTCCAGGCCTGCCTGGAGCGCTCGGCATGA
- a CDS encoding antibiotic biosynthesis monooxygenase family protein yields the protein MIAQTPSPPYYAVIFTSLRTETDQGYAQAADRMLELARQQPGFLGVESARGDDGLGITVSYWSNEAAILAWKQHAEHRNTREQGRAIWYGAFQTRVCKVERAYAFTANGTAPAPTGLA from the coding sequence ATGATCGCCCAGACACCCTCCCCGCCCTACTACGCAGTGATCTTCACTTCCCTGCGCACCGAGACCGACCAAGGCTACGCACAGGCCGCCGACCGCATGCTCGAACTGGCCCGCCAGCAACCGGGGTTTCTCGGTGTCGAATCAGCCCGCGGCGATGATGGCCTGGGGATTACCGTGTCCTACTGGAGCAACGAGGCCGCGATCCTGGCCTGGAAACAACACGCCGAGCACCGCAACACCCGCGAACAGGGCAGGGCCATCTGGTACGGCGCGTTTCAGACACGGGTATGCAAGGTAGAACGGGCTTATGCCTTCACCGCAAACGGCACCGCCCCCGCGCCTACGGGATTGGCGTGA
- a CDS encoding DUF2025 family protein, with the protein MRITSELICQAADQLNGFVGLNRKTGHYIVRFSEDSFGMDVADDGIIPTSEFVWQPAADQAMTLSREHIQLLLDQNIDDRINITEPLRVYMRRVEIPQISAVRSLVG; encoded by the coding sequence ATGCGCATCACTTCAGAACTCATCTGCCAGGCCGCCGACCAACTCAACGGCTTTGTCGGCCTGAACCGCAAGACCGGCCATTACATCGTGCGTTTCAGCGAAGACTCGTTCGGCATGGACGTCGCCGACGACGGCATCATCCCCACCAGCGAGTTTGTCTGGCAGCCGGCGGCCGACCAGGCCATGACCCTGTCCCGCGAGCACATCCAACTGCTGCTGGACCAGAACATCGACGACCGCATCAACATCACCGAGCCGCTGCGGGTGTATATGCGCCGGGTGGAGATCCCGCAGATCAGCGCGGTGCGCAGCCTGGTGGGTTGA
- a CDS encoding glycerophosphodiester phosphodiesterase has product MPATFTKSALLLALMMGLGHAQAASPISPVELATKDGIPHPAVIAHRGASYDAPESTAAAYKVARDLGADYLELDLQRSKDGVLFALHDDNLQRTTDVATKFPERKDSPANEFTWKELQTLDAGSWFNTAYPERARPGFVGLKILSLDEIIKIAEGNPQHKPGLYIETKEPKQFPGIEADLKDKLLDKGWLSSVGSKLGKSNTGVGQGKGRVVLQTFETASLKELQKEMPNTPKILLLWVGEGGIEPKSKVTFAESGEPTKAAYYAKQEPKDAAEFEKWVDEAKSLGAIGTGPSAQLTNLGDQSYSDLVKPEMNQLTHDKGLLVHVYTVDEPVDFEKVMSAGVDGIFTNRAAELLKFYKRWPSSSVQDLLQDSGY; this is encoded by the coding sequence ATGCCTGCTACGTTTACCAAGAGTGCCCTGCTGCTCGCACTGATGATGGGCCTTGGCCACGCACAGGCTGCAAGCCCCATCAGCCCGGTAGAACTGGCGACCAAGGACGGCATTCCGCACCCTGCCGTGATTGCCCACCGGGGTGCGTCCTACGATGCACCGGAGTCCACCGCCGCCGCCTACAAGGTCGCCCGCGACCTGGGTGCCGACTACCTGGAACTGGACCTGCAACGCAGCAAGGACGGCGTATTGTTCGCCCTGCACGACGATAACCTGCAACGCACCACCGACGTGGCCACCAAGTTCCCCGAGCGCAAGGACAGCCCGGCCAACGAGTTCACCTGGAAAGAGCTGCAAACCCTGGATGCCGGCAGTTGGTTCAACACCGCCTACCCAGAGCGTGCGCGCCCGGGCTTCGTCGGGTTGAAAATCCTCAGCCTGGACGAAATCATCAAGATCGCCGAAGGCAACCCCCAGCATAAACCCGGCCTGTACATCGAAACCAAAGAGCCCAAGCAGTTCCCGGGGATCGAAGCCGATCTGAAGGACAAGCTGTTGGACAAGGGTTGGCTGAGTTCCGTGGGTTCCAAGCTGGGCAAGAGCAACACCGGGGTCGGCCAGGGCAAGGGCCGCGTGGTGTTGCAGACGTTCGAGACGGCCAGCCTCAAGGAACTGCAGAAAGAGATGCCCAACACCCCGAAGATCCTGCTGCTGTGGGTAGGTGAAGGCGGCATCGAGCCCAAGTCCAAGGTGACTTTCGCCGAATCCGGCGAACCGACCAAGGCGGCCTACTATGCCAAGCAGGAACCCAAGGACGCGGCCGAATTCGAGAAGTGGGTCGATGAAGCCAAGAGCCTCGGGGCGATTGGCACTGGCCCATCGGCACAACTGACGAACCTGGGCGACCAGAGCTATTCGGACCTGGTCAAGCCCGAGATGAACCAACTGACCCACGACAAGGGCCTGCTGGTGCACGTCTATACCGTCGACGAGCCGGTGGATTTCGAGAAGGTCATGAGCGCCGGGGTCGATGGCATCTTCACCAACCGCGCCGCCGAACTGCTGAAGTTCTACAAGCGCTGGCCGTCTTCCAGCGTGCAGGATCTGCTGCAGGACAGCGGTTACTGA
- a CDS encoding helix-turn-helix domain-containing protein, with product MSEWSGQLWLGPDYGLILGETGRTAPHAHYAHQFILSAESPITVSLDGHLQTAYRLFIPSRQPHAIVHAPATVLMAYVEPGAFERESLQHALETADFSHERLEQTLRQLPRRQADDERVQRALHTLDQQLSGKVSAQSLAQAAHLSLSQLERLFVSQLGVPVRRLVMWRRLRRALDLALNGHTLTQAAHGAGFADSAHFSRTMKQLFGVTAGASLRHLQVHLLQ from the coding sequence GTGAGCGAGTGGTCAGGCCAACTGTGGCTGGGGCCTGATTACGGCCTGATCCTCGGTGAGACGGGGCGTACGGCGCCCCACGCGCATTACGCCCATCAATTTATCCTGTCCGCGGAGAGCCCCATCACGGTCAGCCTTGATGGGCACCTGCAAACGGCTTACCGCCTGTTCATCCCCTCTCGCCAGCCCCATGCCATCGTCCACGCCCCTGCTACGGTGTTGATGGCTTATGTGGAACCCGGTGCGTTTGAACGCGAGTCGTTGCAACACGCCCTGGAGACCGCCGATTTTTCCCACGAGCGCCTGGAGCAGACATTGCGCCAGCTACCACGTCGCCAGGCGGACGATGAGCGCGTGCAACGCGCCCTGCACACCCTCGATCAACAGTTGAGCGGCAAGGTCTCGGCGCAGTCATTGGCGCAGGCGGCGCACCTGTCGTTGAGCCAGTTGGAGCGCCTGTTTGTCAGCCAGCTCGGCGTGCCGGTGCGGCGCCTGGTGATGTGGCGCCGCCTGCGCCGGGCCCTGGATCTGGCCCTGAACGGTCACACCCTGACCCAAGCGGCCCATGGCGCGGGGTTTGCCGACTCGGCGCACTTCTCGCGGACCATGAAGCAACTGTTTGGCGTGACCGCCGGGGCCTCCTTGCGCCATCTTCAAGTACATCTCCTACAGTAG